From one Mycolicibacterium sp. HK-90 genomic stretch:
- a CDS encoding GAP family protein: MWGSVLALGILVGLDPMRLGITLLVISRPRPVQNLLVFGAGCVTACIPTLVLPLVLLHGTPMFKSTAEAWAKSSTGGYIQIGMGLLALTTATALTVHFWVRQRATVSAAESGTSTLVSDSNTETPVSRLLARAREAPAEGGSVFRRLLRRGHDAWESGSLWVSFVIGFSFAGTPPDVALFLLAIVVVSGAAVGTQIAATIAFIVGMLAVVEIVLVSYLVAPSKTEAILQRLHDWAWAHHRKILVAMCVLAGIMLIAKGLNSI, translated from the coding sequence GTGTGGGGTTCGGTGCTTGCTCTGGGAATTCTGGTCGGGCTCGATCCCATGCGTCTTGGCATCACCCTGCTCGTGATCTCGCGCCCCCGCCCGGTTCAGAATCTGCTCGTGTTCGGAGCAGGCTGCGTGACGGCGTGTATTCCCACGTTGGTGCTTCCGCTCGTGTTGCTCCACGGCACGCCCATGTTCAAGTCCACCGCGGAGGCATGGGCCAAGAGCTCCACCGGCGGTTACATTCAAATCGGCATGGGCCTGCTGGCGCTGACCACTGCCACGGCGCTGACGGTGCACTTCTGGGTGCGTCAGCGGGCGACGGTCTCGGCTGCGGAGAGCGGCACGTCGACGCTGGTCTCGGATTCGAATACGGAGACGCCGGTCTCGCGGCTCCTGGCGCGTGCCCGGGAGGCGCCGGCAGAGGGCGGGTCTGTGTTCCGGCGGCTGCTGCGACGCGGCCACGACGCGTGGGAGAGCGGATCCCTGTGGGTCTCGTTCGTGATCGGCTTCTCGTTTGCCGGAACGCCGCCGGATGTGGCGCTGTTCCTGCTTGCCATCGTCGTGGTCTCGGGAGCGGCGGTCGGCACTCAGATCGCCGCCACCATCGCCTTCATCGTCGGCATGCTCGCCGTTGTCGAGATCGTTCTCGTCAGCTATCTCGTCGCACCTTCGAAGACCGAAGCGATACTGCAGCGGCTGCACGATTGGGCGTGGGCCCACCATCGAAAGATCTTGGTGGCCATGTGCGTGCTTGCCGGCATCATGCTGATCGCCAAGGGCCTGAACAGCATCTGA
- a CDS encoding glycosyltransferase — translation MKFVLAFYGTRGDVEPGVAVGRELLRRGHDVRMAVSPDLVEFVAAAGPVAIPCGPDVRVWQDLNRDFWARFLRKFWRNFWRVRDLVGLLREEWHLFDQYWQEVSRTLMSSAEGADLLFTGVIGEEAAGNVAEACDIPFAMLHVFPMRPNGQLVPALPAWLARPMMRGSEWLSWPMMKRLEDPQRRELGLPKATGPSAWRVAERGSLEIQAYDEIFFPGLADEWAAWESHRPFVGALTMELPTDGDDEVAAWIAAGSPPICFGFGSMPVDSGAEMLAMISAACAEVGERGLVCAGSSDFSDVPHSDHIKVVDTLNYAATFPACRAVVHHGGAGTTAAGLRAGMPTLVLSTDLDQTLWGARVKQMKVGTARRLSATTPKSLIDDLRTVLEPQYATRAREIATRMTKPSESVVTTADLLEKFASLKQVSPRPKLLDF, via the coding sequence ATGAAGTTTGTGCTGGCGTTCTATGGGACTCGTGGTGATGTCGAGCCTGGAGTGGCGGTCGGCCGTGAGTTGTTGCGCCGCGGCCACGACGTCCGCATGGCCGTCTCGCCCGATCTGGTCGAGTTCGTGGCGGCGGCTGGGCCGGTGGCCATCCCGTGCGGACCGGATGTGCGTGTGTGGCAGGACCTGAACCGTGACTTCTGGGCGCGGTTCTTGCGGAAGTTCTGGAGGAACTTCTGGAGGGTCCGGGATCTGGTCGGGTTGCTGCGCGAGGAATGGCACCTTTTCGACCAGTACTGGCAAGAGGTCAGCAGGACCTTGATGTCGTCGGCGGAGGGGGCGGACCTGCTGTTCACCGGTGTGATCGGTGAGGAGGCGGCCGGCAACGTCGCCGAAGCTTGCGACATCCCGTTCGCCATGCTGCACGTGTTCCCGATGCGGCCCAACGGTCAGCTCGTTCCGGCCCTGCCGGCCTGGCTGGCTCGTCCGATGATGAGAGGTTCGGAGTGGCTGAGCTGGCCCATGATGAAGAGGCTCGAGGATCCGCAGCGCCGTGAACTGGGCCTGCCGAAGGCCACCGGCCCCTCCGCGTGGAGGGTGGCCGAACGTGGCTCGCTGGAGATACAGGCCTACGACGAGATTTTCTTTCCCGGGCTGGCCGACGAATGGGCGGCATGGGAGAGTCACCGACCGTTTGTCGGCGCCCTCACGATGGAGTTGCCGACGGACGGCGACGACGAAGTCGCTGCGTGGATTGCTGCCGGAAGTCCGCCGATCTGCTTCGGATTCGGCAGCATGCCAGTCGACTCAGGCGCTGAGATGCTCGCGATGATCAGCGCCGCTTGTGCGGAGGTGGGCGAGCGGGGGTTGGTGTGCGCCGGTTCGAGCGACTTCAGCGACGTCCCACATTCCGACCACATCAAAGTGGTGGACACGCTGAATTACGCCGCGACCTTTCCGGCGTGCCGCGCGGTCGTGCACCACGGCGGTGCGGGAACCACGGCCGCGGGGTTACGCGCCGGAATGCCCACATTGGTGCTTTCGACGGACCTCGACCAGACGCTGTGGGGAGCGCGAGTCAAGCAGATGAAAGTGGGTACCGCCCGGCGGCTTTCGGCCACCACACCGAAATCGTTGATCGATGATCTGCGTACGGTTCTGGAGCCGCAGTACGCAACCCGTGCCCGCGAGATCGCAACCCGGATGACCAAGCCCTCCGAAAGCGTTGTGACCACCGCAGATCTGCTGGAGAAGTTCGCCAGCCTCAAGCAGGTCTCGCCGCGCCCGAAACTCTTGGATTTCTGA
- a CDS encoding glycosyltransferase: MKFVLASYGTRGDIEPCVAVGRELLHRGHEVHMAVPPDLVSFAEAAGPTAVPYGPDLQAVLDAHRNFWTHFFRNFWKVRETIELRREVVEPFLQCWKDIIATLTSLAEGADLLFTGVNFEDAAGNVAEYHDIPLATLHLFPLRANGQFVPFLPAPMSRSAMKAAEWIAWRNAKKVEGVQRGELALPKATSPSPWRLTARGCLEIQGYDDVCFPGLSAEWAQWSEQRPFVGALTMDLPGDADDEVAAWIAAGTPPIFFGFGSLPMASGAKTLAMIDSACAQLGERALVCAAGTDLNDVPRSDHVKVVGAMNYATAFPACRAVVHHGGLGTTAAGLRAGVPTVILSTDLDQTLWGRQVKQLKVGTARRFSETTEKTLVTDLRTVLDPQYVARAREVATRMTKAADSVLATADLVEKFAGLGRR, from the coding sequence ATGAAGTTCGTCCTGGCGAGCTACGGAACACGCGGCGACATCGAGCCCTGTGTCGCTGTCGGCCGAGAGCTGTTGCATCGAGGGCACGAGGTGCACATGGCTGTCCCGCCCGACCTGGTCTCATTCGCTGAAGCGGCCGGGCCCACCGCGGTCCCGTACGGACCAGATCTGCAGGCCGTGCTGGATGCGCACCGCAACTTCTGGACGCACTTCTTCCGCAATTTCTGGAAGGTCCGGGAAACGATCGAGTTGCGGCGGGAGGTCGTCGAACCGTTTCTCCAGTGCTGGAAGGACATCATCGCCACGCTGACGTCCTTGGCCGAAGGGGCCGACCTGCTGTTCACGGGCGTGAACTTCGAGGATGCCGCGGGAAATGTCGCCGAGTATCACGACATTCCGTTGGCCACGCTCCACCTGTTCCCGTTGCGGGCCAACGGCCAGTTCGTACCGTTTCTACCGGCCCCGATGAGTCGTTCCGCGATGAAGGCCGCCGAGTGGATTGCGTGGCGCAACGCCAAGAAAGTCGAGGGCGTACAACGCGGTGAGTTGGCCCTGCCCAAGGCCACGTCGCCGTCACCCTGGCGGCTCACCGCGCGAGGCTGCCTGGAGATCCAGGGCTACGACGATGTCTGCTTCCCCGGACTGTCCGCCGAATGGGCGCAATGGTCTGAGCAACGGCCCTTTGTCGGGGCCTTGACGATGGATCTCCCCGGGGATGCCGATGACGAGGTCGCGGCGTGGATCGCCGCGGGTACACCGCCGATCTTCTTCGGCTTCGGCAGCTTGCCGATGGCGTCCGGCGCCAAGACGCTGGCCATGATCGACTCCGCCTGCGCTCAGCTGGGGGAGCGGGCACTGGTGTGTGCCGCCGGTACCGACTTGAACGACGTTCCGCGATCTGACCACGTCAAAGTCGTCGGCGCGATGAACTATGCGACCGCGTTTCCGGCCTGCCGCGCGGTCGTGCACCACGGCGGGTTGGGCACCACCGCTGCGGGCCTACGCGCCGGCGTTCCCACGGTGATCCTGTCGACCGACCTCGATCAGACGTTGTGGGGCCGACAGGTGAAACAGCTGAAAGTAGGTACTGCCCGGCGCTTTTCGGAAACCACCGAGAAAACCTTGGTGACAGACCTGCGCACGGTGCTCGACCCACAGTACGTCGCGCGCGCCCGGGAGGTCGCCACGCGAATGACCAAGGCCGCCGACAGCGTGCTGGCCACGGCCGACCTCGTGGAGAAGTTCGCCGGCCTCGGTCGGCGTTGA
- a CDS encoding class I SAM-dependent methyltransferase produces MSAVTTDCRLCGSTGPHRTIEVREMMFGTRELFEYFCCNECETLQIHNALEGEELLRHYPPNYYSHNASAEPSAFRWLVTQHDTFKLGRGSRILGAVIRARVSEGIFRVLLGGDVIRMLAELRIERDARILDVGCGSGALLDRLTRIGFNNLLGADPFIEADGESAEGVPLMKRDLSAVPDKFDFIMFNHSLEHVPDPVETLKAAYEKLAEGGMCLARVPTTSSEAWATYEADWVQADAPRHMVIPSRQGMAMAAAKAGLRVERTFDDSNLGQFLGSEAYRRDVAVTDPKILRMFGPKQLWQWEKRAVQLNEQGRGDQTGFVLRAM; encoded by the coding sequence GTGAGCGCGGTTACCACAGATTGCCGACTATGCGGATCGACCGGTCCCCACCGGACAATTGAAGTTCGCGAGATGATGTTCGGCACTCGCGAGCTATTTGAATATTTTTGCTGCAACGAGTGCGAAACCTTGCAGATCCACAATGCACTCGAGGGCGAGGAACTCCTGCGTCACTATCCGCCAAATTACTACTCGCACAATGCGTCAGCCGAGCCGAGCGCATTCCGGTGGCTGGTGACCCAGCACGACACATTCAAGCTGGGCCGCGGCAGCCGGATACTCGGTGCCGTCATCCGGGCCAGGGTGTCTGAAGGCATCTTCCGCGTGCTTCTCGGTGGGGATGTCATCAGAATGCTCGCTGAGCTCCGAATTGAACGGGACGCGCGAATTCTTGACGTGGGCTGTGGAAGCGGTGCATTGCTTGACCGGTTGACCAGAATTGGATTCAACAATTTGCTCGGCGCAGACCCGTTCATCGAGGCTGATGGCGAGTCGGCTGAAGGTGTGCCGCTGATGAAGCGTGATTTGAGCGCGGTGCCCGACAAATTTGATTTCATCATGTTCAATCATTCTCTCGAACACGTGCCCGACCCCGTCGAGACCCTCAAAGCGGCATACGAGAAGCTCGCGGAGGGCGGTATGTGCCTGGCTCGGGTGCCGACGACCTCGTCAGAGGCCTGGGCCACCTACGAGGCGGACTGGGTACAGGCCGATGCACCTCGGCATATGGTCATACCTTCGCGACAAGGAATGGCCATGGCGGCGGCAAAGGCCGGACTGCGCGTGGAGAGGACATTTGACGACTCGAATTTGGGCCAGTTCCTCGGCAGCGAAGCTTATCGACGTGACGTCGCGGTGACTGATCCGAAGATACTTCGCATGTTCGGACCCAAGCAGCTGTGGCAGTGGGAGAAACGCGCAGTGCAGCTGAACGAGCAGGGGCGTGGTGACCAGACGGGGTTCGTCTTGCGGGCGATGTGA
- a CDS encoding GAP family protein — protein sequence MWGSLLGMAILMAFNPALLALILLVISRPRPVQNLLVCWIGALITNIPALLVPVMLLHRAPMFSPDAPAASDATRHIQLGLGVLVLVVAGLIAVRFWVRRRTHVPTPSAAATGEVPESEGQTPISSPFAAVADAGESGSAIRRLFGRLQRAWDSGALWVALVCGMGFLPGFPLVLFVATTVVSSGAGTGTQIIAVILFVVAMFTIFEVAVVSHLIAPVRTHTVLQPVHDWALANRRQVMIGIFVMIGLLQIVRGLGVI from the coding sequence GTGTGGGGCTCACTACTCGGGATGGCGATTCTGATGGCGTTCAATCCCGCGCTTCTGGCCCTCATCCTGCTGGTGATCTCCCGCCCGCGGCCGGTGCAGAACCTGCTCGTGTGCTGGATCGGCGCTCTCATCACGAATATCCCGGCGCTGCTGGTCCCGGTGATGTTGCTGCACCGTGCTCCCATGTTCAGCCCTGATGCCCCGGCTGCGAGCGACGCGACGAGACACATACAACTCGGTCTGGGTGTGCTCGTGCTGGTGGTCGCCGGGTTGATCGCCGTCCGTTTCTGGGTGCGTCGCCGAACGCACGTACCGACACCCAGCGCCGCCGCCACCGGGGAAGTGCCCGAATCCGAAGGCCAGACTCCGATCTCGTCGCCGTTCGCGGCGGTGGCCGATGCCGGGGAGAGCGGATCCGCGATTCGGCGGCTGTTCGGCCGTCTTCAAAGAGCCTGGGACAGTGGCGCATTGTGGGTCGCCCTGGTGTGCGGCATGGGGTTTCTGCCGGGATTCCCGCTGGTCCTGTTCGTGGCGACGACGGTCGTCTCCTCCGGAGCCGGCACGGGCACTCAGATCATCGCCGTGATCCTGTTCGTCGTCGCGATGTTCACGATTTTCGAGGTCGCCGTCGTCAGCCACCTGATCGCCCCGGTGCGAACCCACACGGTGCTGCAACCGGTCCATGACTGGGCGCTGGCCAACCGCCGCCAGGTGATGATCGGGATCTTCGTGATGATCGGGTTGTTGCAGATAGTAAGAGGTTTGGGCGTCATCTGA
- a CDS encoding TylF/MycF/NovP-related O-methyltransferase, whose protein sequence is MTDLDVRSLYLDLMRGNLTRYGMHERMPAQWTLRRRLYFKTLNRMMVRGGAHRLARATPNENRSTLVQHKRDLGIDWPAEAETMIGMQRLTSLQHCVETVLTENIPGDLIECGVWRGGACILMRAVLAAYGDETRNVWVADSFEGLPPADPENYKADKGLRTQSLAGILGVPETEVRANFQRYGLLDDQVRFLPGWFKDTLHDAPIDRIAVLRIDGDLYESTIQALEALYPRLSPGGFCIIDDYHDLKPCREAVTEYRAEHGITADIVDIDGTAVLWRK, encoded by the coding sequence GTGACCGATCTCGACGTTCGATCTCTCTACCTCGACCTGATGCGAGGCAATCTCACCAGGTACGGGATGCATGAGCGGATGCCCGCGCAGTGGACACTGCGGCGTCGTCTCTATTTCAAGACCCTCAATCGCATGATGGTGCGCGGCGGGGCGCATCGTCTTGCCCGCGCCACCCCGAACGAGAATCGCAGCACGCTGGTTCAGCACAAACGGGACTTGGGCATCGATTGGCCGGCGGAGGCCGAGACGATGATCGGAATGCAGCGACTCACCAGTCTGCAGCATTGCGTCGAGACGGTACTGACGGAGAACATCCCAGGCGACCTGATCGAATGTGGAGTGTGGCGCGGCGGGGCCTGCATCCTGATGCGGGCCGTACTGGCCGCCTATGGCGATGAGACGCGAAATGTGTGGGTGGCGGATTCGTTCGAGGGGCTGCCACCGGCAGATCCCGAGAACTACAAGGCCGACAAGGGACTCCGGACGCAGAGCCTCGCCGGTATCCTCGGCGTGCCCGAGACCGAGGTCAGGGCGAACTTCCAGCGGTACGGACTGCTGGATGACCAGGTCCGATTTCTTCCGGGTTGGTTCAAGGACACGCTGCACGATGCGCCGATCGATCGGATCGCCGTCCTGCGGATCGATGGTGATCTGTACGAATCCACGATCCAAGCGCTCGAAGCGCTCTACCCGCGGCTCTCACCGGGGGGTTTCTGCATCATCGACGACTACCACGATCTCAAGCCGTGCCGGGAGGCAGTGACCGAATACCGGGCCGAGCACGGTATCACCGCCGACATCGTCGACATCGACGGAACGGCCGTGCTCTGGCGCAAGTAA
- a CDS encoding sulfotransferase family protein: MSHVGNGGSPVRPVALFVLGVPRSGTSAVTRVLSLCGATLPAGLSGADPRNPRGYWEPRAALHLNNTILRRYGSAVFDPSLRLQEDGGLDADQKAACISKIGEFLATLPDAPLVLIKDLQITLLSGVWFEAARQAGFDVAVVNMVRPPQEVIASGAADFLTLPELGSALWLKFNLLAERDTRDLPRVFVEYANLLEDWRREVKRISVALGIDLENRDEDAIEEFLTPDLHRQRRTGPVTETFGTDWISAVYETLHAAARDEPWDQSELDRVYSAYRTGEQGFRAVFENSLRLNKLNRFIRPSILKLRYEVVAMAHRRRGTWA; the protein is encoded by the coding sequence GTGAGTCACGTAGGGAACGGCGGGTCTCCGGTCCGTCCAGTCGCGCTGTTCGTGTTGGGTGTCCCTCGATCCGGGACGTCGGCGGTCACGCGGGTCCTTTCACTGTGCGGCGCCACGCTCCCGGCCGGCCTGTCCGGCGCCGACCCACGCAACCCGCGTGGGTACTGGGAGCCCCGGGCCGCCCTCCACCTCAACAACACGATCTTGCGCCGCTACGGCAGCGCCGTGTTCGACCCGTCACTGCGCCTGCAGGAGGACGGGGGGTTGGATGCCGACCAGAAGGCGGCCTGTATCAGCAAGATTGGAGAGTTTCTCGCCACGTTGCCGGACGCGCCGCTCGTCCTGATCAAGGACCTCCAGATCACGTTGCTGTCCGGTGTCTGGTTCGAAGCCGCGCGTCAGGCCGGCTTCGACGTCGCGGTCGTGAACATGGTGCGCCCACCGCAGGAAGTCATCGCGTCAGGCGCCGCAGACTTTCTGACATTGCCGGAACTCGGCAGCGCGTTGTGGCTGAAGTTCAATCTCCTGGCCGAGAGAGACACCCGCGACCTGCCCCGCGTCTTCGTCGAGTACGCCAACCTCCTCGAAGATTGGCGCCGGGAGGTGAAGCGCATCTCGGTGGCACTCGGCATCGATCTGGAAAACCGGGATGAGGACGCGATCGAAGAGTTCCTCACCCCGGACCTCCACCGTCAGCGGCGTACCGGGCCGGTGACAGAAACCTTTGGAACCGACTGGATTTCTGCCGTGTACGAGACGTTGCATGCCGCCGCACGCGATGAACCATGGGATCAGTCCGAGCTGGATCGTGTCTATTCGGCGTACCGAACGGGTGAACAGGGTTTCCGGGCGGTGTTCGAGAATTCCCTCCGCTTGAACAAGCTCAACCGTTTCATCCGGCCGTCGATCCTGAAGCTTCGCTACGAGGTCGTCGCGATGGCCCATCGGCGCCGCGGGACGTGGGCCTGA
- a CDS encoding class I SAM-dependent methyltransferase, whose protein sequence is MVYVDSGIRDIASMPRGGPDASWLDRRLQTNRLEYLDRDDVDDLKHKVMDSLDRAGARRGIGIHDKCVRMVLREVADVPAPKILELGAGLGGLSRKLLEKHPTAHVTVTDIEPAFVAGMAAGDLGSHPRATIRHMDATEIDSPARAYDLAVFALSLHHLPPELAVRVFAAGTRAAKKLLIVDLPRPPAPVHVILLAAVLPLIRISPLQHDGFISSLRAYSPSALRALGRHADPSITVEFRSRRGLGPTVAVASRPTEQVRPELSGA, encoded by the coding sequence ATGGTGTACGTGGACAGTGGAATCCGCGACATTGCGAGTATGCCCCGAGGTGGGCCGGACGCTTCCTGGCTGGACCGGCGGCTGCAGACGAACAGGTTGGAGTACCTGGACCGCGACGATGTCGACGATCTGAAGCACAAGGTCATGGATTCACTCGATCGGGCCGGAGCGCGACGGGGGATCGGTATCCACGACAAGTGTGTCCGGATGGTGCTTCGCGAGGTGGCGGACGTGCCCGCTCCGAAGATCCTCGAACTCGGTGCCGGTCTCGGCGGGCTCTCGCGCAAACTGCTGGAGAAGCATCCCACTGCCCACGTCACGGTGACCGACATCGAGCCGGCGTTTGTCGCGGGCATGGCCGCAGGCGATCTCGGCAGCCATCCCCGCGCCACCATACGGCACATGGATGCCACCGAAATCGATTCGCCGGCACGAGCTTACGACCTCGCGGTGTTCGCGTTGTCGCTGCACCACCTGCCCCCTGAACTCGCCGTCCGGGTGTTCGCGGCAGGCACCCGGGCAGCGAAGAAGCTCCTGATAGTCGACCTTCCCCGGCCGCCGGCGCCGGTACACGTCATTCTGCTGGCGGCGGTGCTCCCACTCATCAGGATCTCGCCGTTGCAACACGATGGATTCATCAGCTCGCTGCGCGCCTACAGCCCGTCGGCCCTGCGCGCACTGGGCCGCCATGCGGACCCGTCCATCACTGTCGAGTTTCGGAGCCGGCGAGGGTTGGGCCCGACGGTCGCGGTTGCCAGTCGGCCGACGGAGCAGGTGCGGCCCGAGCTGAGTGGCGCCTAG
- a CDS encoding glycosyltransferase, whose translation MKLVLASYGTRGDVEPCVAVGRELQRRGHDVRVAVPPDLVGFAEAAGLVTVPYGPDTAVWADAHRDFWIRFFAKFWNVRELIKLLREMREIGESVVRFWEEIATTLRTLTDGADLLITFLNFEPPALNVAEYYGIPLATVHVSPVRPNGRMLAFLPPSLGRYTLMLYEWANWRGVKKLDAAQRRQLGLPKATGSSPRRITERGSLEVQAYDQVCFPGLATEWAKWENQRPFVGALTMELTTEADDEVATWIASGPPPIFFSFGSTPVKSPADTLSMIDTACARVGERALVCAGSSDFSQIPDSDRVKVVDTMNFAAVFPACRALVHHGGMGTMSAGLRAGVPMLVFWTALDQAIWAARVKRLKVGFGRRISAATSESLAADLRTILDPKYVVRAREVATQMTRPEDSVTSTADFLERFAKSRQ comes from the coding sequence ATGAAGTTGGTGCTGGCAAGCTACGGGACTCGCGGCGATGTCGAGCCCTGCGTTGCGGTTGGTCGTGAGTTGCAGCGCCGCGGGCATGATGTGCGCGTGGCGGTACCACCCGACCTGGTCGGCTTCGCCGAGGCGGCTGGGCTTGTGACCGTGCCGTACGGGCCGGACACCGCGGTATGGGCGGATGCGCACCGCGACTTCTGGATCCGATTCTTCGCCAAATTCTGGAATGTCCGCGAACTGATCAAACTGCTCCGGGAAATGCGCGAGATCGGGGAGTCTGTCGTCCGGTTCTGGGAGGAGATCGCCACCACGCTGAGGACGCTGACCGACGGTGCCGACCTGCTCATCACGTTTCTGAATTTTGAGCCGCCGGCGCTGAATGTCGCCGAATACTACGGCATTCCGTTGGCGACAGTGCACGTCTCACCCGTGCGGCCCAACGGCCGGATGCTGGCGTTCCTGCCGCCGTCGCTGGGCCGCTACACACTGATGCTGTACGAGTGGGCCAACTGGCGCGGGGTGAAGAAGCTCGACGCCGCGCAACGCCGTCAACTCGGTCTACCGAAGGCCACCGGTTCCTCGCCACGTCGGATCACCGAACGCGGATCCCTGGAAGTCCAAGCCTACGATCAGGTTTGCTTTCCCGGGTTGGCCACCGAATGGGCGAAATGGGAGAACCAACGCCCGTTCGTCGGTGCGCTCACGATGGAGTTGACCACCGAGGCCGATGACGAGGTCGCGACCTGGATCGCCTCTGGGCCCCCGCCCATCTTCTTCAGCTTCGGGAGTACACCGGTCAAATCTCCCGCCGACACGCTGTCGATGATCGACACGGCATGCGCGCGGGTGGGCGAGCGGGCATTGGTGTGCGCCGGCTCGAGTGATTTCAGCCAGATACCCGATTCAGATCGGGTAAAAGTCGTGGACACAATGAATTTCGCCGCCGTATTCCCGGCCTGCCGCGCACTGGTACACCACGGTGGCATGGGCACCATGTCGGCAGGCCTGCGCGCCGGTGTTCCCATGCTGGTCTTCTGGACTGCGCTCGACCAGGCGATCTGGGCAGCTCGCGTCAAACGGTTGAAAGTCGGTTTCGGACGGCGCATCTCGGCTGCCACCAGCGAATCGCTGGCCGCTGACCTGCGCACGATCCTCGACCCGAAATACGTTGTCCGGGCCCGCGAGGTCGCCACTCAGATGACCAGACCGGAAGACAGCGTCACCAGCACGGCTGATTTCCTGGAGCGATTCGCCAAATCCAGGCAGTGA